In a genomic window of Bradyrhizobium ontarionense:
- the rplI gene encoding 50S ribosomal protein L9: MEVILLERVAKLGQMGEIVKVKDGFARNFLLKRKKALRATAENKAKYEGMKAELEANNIQAKGEAAKVAEKIDGRDIIIIRQASESGQLFGSVSVRDIVVALAADGITVGRPQVWLDAPIKAIGKQKVTIAIHPEVETSVTVTVARSADEAERIKRGEDISTRQEDRDAAAEAIAAAGEFFDPEAQDEGAAGETEQ; encoded by the coding sequence ATGGAAGTCATTCTGCTGGAACGCGTCGCCAAGCTCGGCCAGATGGGCGAGATCGTGAAGGTCAAGGACGGGTTCGCCCGCAACTTCCTGCTGAAGCGCAAGAAGGCGCTGCGCGCCACCGCCGAGAACAAGGCCAAGTATGAGGGCATGAAGGCCGAGCTCGAGGCCAACAACATCCAGGCCAAGGGCGAGGCAGCCAAGGTCGCCGAGAAGATCGACGGCCGCGACATCATCATCATCCGCCAGGCCTCCGAATCCGGCCAGCTGTTCGGTTCGGTCTCGGTCCGCGACATCGTCGTGGCGCTCGCCGCCGACGGCATCACCGTGGGCCGTCCGCAGGTCTGGCTCGATGCGCCGATCAAGGCCATCGGCAAGCAGAAGGTCACCATCGCGATCCACCCGGAGGTCGAGACCTCGGTGACCGTGACGGTCGCCCGCAGCGCCGACGAGGCCGAGCGCATCAAGCGCGGCGAGGACATCTCGACCCGCCAGGAAGACCGCGACGCCGCCGCCGAAGCGATCGCCGCCGCCGGCGAGTTCTTCGATCCGGAGGCCCAGGACGAGGGCGCCGCCGGCGAGACCGAGCAGTAA
- a CDS encoding DUF2232 domain-containing protein — MIAPLLIALAAGLASAVMFASIVSGALISLALFYMAPLPLMVAAIAWGPLYASVGGIAAAAGLGVLVSFPYCIAFVVAVALPAWWLGHLAMLGRSAAETSPGAIEWYPVGRILLWIAALAALTTVAALLTLGTDADTITDTLRRALVRLLSAADSPLPPDADRWVDALIRIAPGGAAMFATLTLSLNLWLAGKIAATSGLLRRPWPDLRAIAMPPMTLVALLVAIGLAFGGGLLALIAVIAAAALLMAYALTGFAVLHTLTLALRSRALWLGSIYVVIVLFVWPVLAMVVLGLADAAFDLRRRFGPRQPPPLPVP, encoded by the coding sequence ATGATCGCACCGCTTCTCATCGCGCTCGCGGCAGGCCTTGCCTCCGCCGTCATGTTCGCCTCGATCGTGTCGGGTGCGCTGATCTCGCTGGCGCTGTTCTATATGGCGCCACTGCCGCTCATGGTGGCAGCGATCGCCTGGGGACCGCTCTACGCCAGTGTCGGTGGGATCGCCGCGGCGGCTGGTCTCGGCGTGCTCGTCAGCTTCCCCTATTGCATCGCCTTCGTCGTGGCCGTTGCGCTGCCTGCATGGTGGCTGGGTCACCTCGCCATGCTCGGCCGTTCCGCTGCCGAGACCTCGCCCGGCGCGATCGAATGGTATCCCGTCGGGCGCATTCTGCTGTGGATCGCCGCGCTGGCGGCGCTCACGACTGTCGCCGCCTTGCTGACGCTCGGCACCGACGCCGACACCATCACCGACACCCTGCGGCGCGCGCTGGTCCGCCTGCTGAGCGCGGCCGACTCGCCGCTGCCCCCGGACGCGGATCGGTGGGTCGACGCGCTGATCCGAATTGCGCCTGGCGGCGCGGCGATGTTCGCGACCCTCACGCTGAGCCTCAATCTCTGGCTCGCCGGCAAGATCGCCGCGACCTCGGGACTCTTGCGGCGGCCCTGGCCTGACCTGAGAGCCATAGCGATGCCGCCGATGACGTTGGTGGCGCTGCTGGTCGCCATCGGCCTCGCCTTCGGCGGCGGCCTTCTCGCCCTGATCGCCGTCATCGCGGCAGCCGCGTTGCTGATGGCCTACGCTCTCACCGGATTCGCCGTGCTGCACACCCTGACGCTCGCGCTGCGCAGCCGTGCGCTGTGGCTGGGCTCGATCTACGTCGTGATCGTGCTGTTCGTCTGGCCGGTGCTGGCGATGGTCGTGCTGGGGCTCGCCGACGCCGCCTTCGATCTGCGCCGCCGCTTCGGCCCGAGACAGCCGCCGCCGCTGCCGGTGCCCTGA
- the rpsR gene encoding 30S ribosomal protein S18 — MAEAPARRPFFRRRKTCPFSGPNAPKIDYKDSKLLMRYVSERGKIVPSRITAVSAKKQRELARAIKRSRFLGLLPYVIR; from the coding sequence ATGGCTGAAGCCCCCGCACGTCGCCCCTTCTTCCGCCGCCGCAAGACCTGCCCGTTCTCCGGTCCCAACGCGCCGAAGATCGACTACAAGGATTCGAAGCTCTTGATGCGCTACGTGTCCGAGCGCGGCAAGATCGTGCCGAGCCGCATCACGGCGGTGTCCGCCAAGAAGCAGCGCGAACTCGCGCGCGCCATCAAGCGCTCGCGTTTCCTCGGTCTGCTGCCCTACGTCATCCGCTAA
- the rpsF gene encoding 30S ribosomal protein S6: MPLYEHVFLARQDASTQQVEDLTAQMTGIVEGLGGKITKTENWGVRSLTYRMNKNRKAHFVLLNIDAPSAAIAEIERQERISEDVIRYLSVRVEELEEGPSAMMRKADRDRERDDRGGGFRGERDGGGFRGDRGDRGDRGDRGPRRPRDEETADEE, from the coding sequence ATGCCGCTTTACGAGCATGTTTTTCTCGCGCGTCAGGATGCGAGCACCCAGCAGGTGGAAGACCTGACGGCCCAGATGACCGGTATCGTCGAAGGCCTCGGCGGTAAGATCACCAAGACTGAGAACTGGGGCGTTCGCTCCCTCACCTACCGCATGAACAAGAACCGCAAGGCGCACTTCGTGCTGCTCAACATCGACGCGCCGTCGGCGGCGATCGCGGAGATCGAGCGCCAGGAGCGGATCAGCGAAGACGTGATCCGTTACCTGAGCGTCCGCGTCGAGGAACTCGAGGAAGGTCCGTCGGCCATGATGCGCAAGGCCGATCGCGACCGTGAGCGCGACGATCGCGGCGGTGGCTTCCGTGGCGAGCGCGATGGCGGCGGTTTCCGCGGTGATCGTGGCGACCGCGGCGATCGTGGTGATCGCGGCCCCCGCCGTCCCCGTGACGAAGAAACTGCGGACGAGGAGTAA
- the fabD gene encoding ACP S-malonyltransferase: MTAAFTFPGQGSQSVGMGKALAEAFPVARAVFEEVDAALGERLTAIIWDGPAETLQLTENAQPALMAVSIATLRVLESEAGFSVRGDAAFVAGHSLGEYSALAAAGSLTIADTARLLRTRGLAMQKAVPVGVGAMAALLGMDYDAAVAVAEEAAQGEVCQAANDNGGGQVVVSGNKAAVDRAVEIARAKGAKRAMLLPVSAPFHCKLMQPAADVMAEALSKVTIRAPASPLVSNVLAAPISDPDEIRRRLVEQVTGTVRWRESIAYMSAQGVTRFFEIGAGKVLSGLVKRIADGAVGIAVAGPADIAGAKDALAAAKAA, translated from the coding sequence ATGACGGCAGCATTCACTTTTCCCGGGCAGGGGTCGCAGTCGGTCGGCATGGGCAAGGCGCTCGCGGAGGCCTTTCCAGTGGCCCGCGCCGTGTTCGAGGAGGTCGACGCCGCCCTTGGCGAGAGGCTGACGGCGATCATCTGGGACGGTCCGGCCGAAACCCTGCAGCTGACCGAGAATGCCCAGCCCGCCCTGATGGCGGTGTCCATCGCGACCCTGCGTGTGCTGGAGAGCGAGGCCGGGTTCTCCGTCCGTGGAGATGCGGCCTTCGTCGCCGGCCACTCCCTTGGGGAATACTCGGCGCTCGCCGCCGCCGGCAGCCTGACCATCGCGGACACGGCCCGGCTGCTGCGTACGCGCGGTCTGGCCATGCAGAAGGCGGTTCCGGTCGGGGTCGGGGCCATGGCTGCGCTGCTCGGGATGGACTACGACGCCGCGGTGGCGGTGGCCGAAGAGGCGGCGCAAGGCGAGGTCTGCCAGGCGGCGAACGACAATGGCGGCGGTCAGGTCGTGGTCTCCGGCAACAAGGCCGCGGTGGATCGGGCCGTTGAAATCGCCCGCGCCAAAGGCGCGAAGCGGGCGATGCTGTTGCCGGTTTCGGCCCCGTTCCATTGCAAGCTGATGCAGCCCGCTGCCGATGTGATGGCGGAGGCGCTGTCGAAGGTCACGATCAGGGCGCCGGCGTCGCCGCTGGTCTCGAACGTGCTTGCTGCGCCGATCAGCGATCCCGACGAGATTCGTCGTCGTCTGGTCGAACAGGTCACGGGGACGGTGCGCTGGCGCGAATCGATCGCCTATATGTCCGCCCAGGGGGTGACGCGGTTTTTCGAGATCGGCGCTGGCAAGGTGCTGAGCGGTCTGGTCAAGCGGATCGCAGACGGCGCGGTCGGCATCGCCGTGGCGGGGCCAGCGGATATCGCCGGTGCCAAGGATGCTTTGGCCGCGGCAAAGGCGGCGTAG
- the fabG gene encoding 3-oxoacyl-[acyl-carrier-protein] reductase, with translation MFDLSGRTALVTGATGGIGNAIAKALHAQGATVAISGTRREVLEALAGELGSRVHVLPCNLSDTAEVEALVPAAEQALGQVDILVANAGITRDNLFVQLRDEDWDEVIKVNLTATFRLARAATKLMMRKRFGRIIAITSIVGVTGNPGQGNYTASKAGLIGMIKTLGAEYAKRGVTANCIAPGFIKTPMTDALNEKQRESILAKVPAARLGTPEDIAAAAVYLASNEAAYVTGQTIHVNGGMAMI, from the coding sequence ATGTTCGATCTGAGTGGCAGGACCGCGCTGGTCACCGGTGCGACCGGCGGCATCGGGAATGCGATCGCCAAGGCGCTGCACGCCCAGGGGGCGACGGTGGCGATTTCCGGCACGCGTCGCGAGGTGCTCGAGGCACTGGCGGGCGAGCTGGGCAGCCGAGTGCACGTGCTCCCGTGCAACCTGTCCGACACTGCCGAGGTCGAGGCGCTGGTGCCGGCCGCCGAGCAGGCGCTCGGGCAGGTCGACATTCTCGTCGCCAACGCCGGAATCACGCGCGACAACCTGTTCGTGCAGCTGCGTGACGAGGACTGGGACGAGGTGATCAAGGTCAACCTGACCGCCACCTTCCGTCTGGCGCGCGCCGCCACCAAGCTGATGATGCGCAAGCGGTTTGGCCGCATCATCGCGATCACGTCGATCGTCGGCGTCACCGGCAATCCGGGACAGGGCAATTACACGGCATCGAAGGCCGGTCTCATCGGCATGATCAAGACGCTCGGTGCGGAATACGCCAAGCGCGGCGTGACGGCCAACTGCATCGCCCCGGGCTTCATCAAGACGCCCATGACGGATGCGCTCAATGAGAAGCAGCGCGAGTCCATCCTCGCCAAGGTGCCGGCGGCGCGACTCGGCACACCCGAGGACATTGCTGCAGCTGCGGTCTATCTCGCCTCCAACGAGGCGGCCTATGTCACGGGGCAAACCATCCACGTCAATGGCGGGATGGCCATGATCTAG
- a CDS encoding acyl carrier protein, with the protein MSEIGERVKKIVVEHLGVEPEKVVDNASFIDDLGADSLDTVELVMAFEEEFGCEIPDDAAETILTVGDATKFLEKNAKS; encoded by the coding sequence ATGAGTGAGATTGGCGAGCGGGTTAAGAAGATCGTGGTCGAACACCTTGGTGTTGAGCCCGAGAAAGTGGTCGACAACGCAAGCTTCATTGACGACCTCGGCGCTGACAGCCTCGACACGGTCGAGCTCGTGATGGCCTTCGAGGAAGAGTTCGGCTGCGAGATTCCGGACGACGCCGCGGAGACGATTCTGACCGTGGGCGACGCCACCAAGTTTCTAGAGAAGAACGCCAAGAGCTGA